The genome window CCGGAGCCGGTGTCGGCTACACGGTCGGCCGCGAGGCGGCTGCCGCGTACGGCGAAACGCTCAACGGTGTGCAGGCGGGCCTCGCGGTGCACCATCAGCTGGCCCGCGGCGTCGATCCCTACGTGATTCCGGGCGACCCGGCGAGTGGCCTCCTGCCGGGCATCGAGCCGGGCGGGGCGGGCAGGGACGGATCCGGCGACCAGCGGGTGCAGGCGTACTGCTTCCGCATGTGCCTCACCGATCATCCCGAGAACCGGATACCGTTCGCCAAGCCCGCCGACTACGACCCGCTGCGGTATGAGCTGCTGCTGCGCAACTTCGCGGCCGGCGCCAGCGGGGTGCCGTGGATGAATTCGGCGATGCCCAACCGCAAGACCGACACCAACAACCGCACCGGCGTGTCCACCGACCTGATCGGCGGCAGCCACGCCTGGCCGGAAGCCGACTACGCCGAGCGCGAGCGGCTGATCGCCAGCCACCGCTCCTGGCAGCAGGGCCTGATGTGGACGCTCGCCAACCACGAACGCGTGCCGGAGGAGATCCGCCGAGAGGTGTCCCGCTGGGGGACGTGCCGGGACGAGTTCGTCGCGGGCCGCGGCTGGCAGGAGCAGCTCTACGTCCGCGAGGCGCGGCGGCTGGTGGGCGAGACGGTGATGACGCAGCACCACTGCCAGGGCAGCGAGGTCGCCCGTCGGTCCGTCGGCATGGCGGCCTACACGATGGACTCGCACCACGTCCGCCGGTTCGTCGATGCCGCCGGCCAGGTGCGGAACGAGGGGGACGTGCAGGTGGGCGGCTTCGGGCCTTATCCGATCGACCTCGGGGCGATCGTTCCACGCCGGGCCGAGTGCGAGAACCTCGTCGTGCCGGTGTGCGTCAGCGCCACGCACATCGCCTACGGTTCGATCCGCATGGAGCCGGTATTCATGGTGCTCGGCCAGTCGGCGGCGAGCCTGGCCATGGAGGCGGTCCGGGGCGGGGTGGCCGTCCAGGAGGTCGATTATCAGGTCCTGCGCAAGCGGCTGGCGGACGACGGCCAGGTGCTCGGTCCGTGAGGCCGGACCCGATCGTTGCGCGACGGATGCCGCGATACGCCGGCCTGC of Planctomycetia bacterium contains these proteins:
- a CDS encoding xanthan lyase, whose amino-acid sequence is MVAARRFLPLLVAVVWAAFSGPLPADEPAAAEQRYDVVVYGGSAAGIAAAVQVHRQGGSVVVIEPGDRIGGLTTGGLGQTDIGNKRAIGGLAREFYRRVRRHYDDPANWKWQSRESYKDGGQSRTEDGESAMWTFEPSAALAIMEGLVREHDVPVVFRERLDRTGGGPGKVVRGVDKQAGRIVAIRTESGRTFHGRVFIDATYEGDLMAGAGVGYTVGREAAAAYGETLNGVQAGLAVHHQLARGVDPYVIPGDPASGLLPGIEPGGAGRDGSGDQRVQAYCFRMCLTDHPENRIPFAKPADYDPLRYELLLRNFAAGASGVPWMNSAMPNRKTDTNNRTGVSTDLIGGSHAWPEADYAERERLIASHRSWQQGLMWTLANHERVPEEIRREVSRWGTCRDEFVAGRGWQEQLYVREARRLVGETVMTQHHCQGSEVARRSVGMAAYTMDSHHVRRFVDAAGQVRNEGDVQVGGFGPYPIDLGAIVPRRAECENLVVPVCVSATHIAYGSIRMEPVFMVLGQSAASLAMEAVRGGVAVQEVDYQVLRKRLADDGQVLGP